One genomic segment of Rhizorhabdus phycosphaerae includes these proteins:
- a CDS encoding beta-glucosidase family protein, which produces MVNKTRALVTAALCATAMTSARAAEAPALDLDAAVTRASATVRQMTADEKVILTHGIMPLGLSKTMPPIPADAIPGAGYIAGIARLGIPALKETDASLGVTYVMGARKDGATALPSGVAQAASWNPELLYRGGAMIGSEARAKGFNVLLAGGVNLMRDPRNGRTFEYLAEDPLLSGVLVGAAIRGVQSNHIISTIKHLALNGQETGRKYANALISEAAARESDLLAFQIGIEQGQPGSVMCAYNRVLGEQACASDWLLNKVLKQSWGYKGFVMSDWGAVPNIDAALKGLDQQSGEQLDPAVFFGDKLKEKAGADLRWKARVDDMNLRVLTAIYAAELDKYPATPGGKIDFEANGKVAEEVARQGIVLLKNNGVLPLAKSAKSIALIGGYADGGVLSGAGSSQVHGEGGPVVSRPASGKGVWAGFIAQQYHRSSPMEAIRAHAGSAKLTFRDGRYITDAVEKARQAEVAIVFATQWETEGLDLPDLSLPDGQDELIAAVAAANPNTIVVLETGGPVKMPWLDKVAGVIEAWYPGARGGPAIASVLFGETNPSGRLPITFPASEAQLPRPKLDGSDWVEPDFGGNPSSGSDKLDVNYDIEGSDVGYRWFARTGAKPLFPFGYGLSYTRFESGDLKLKGLTASFTVRNTGQREGAEVAQLYLVGRNGKAMRRLAGFQRVNLAPGASQTVSVTLDPRILANWKDGGWTLPGGEYLFALGKDAEQLSAPVRVKLAGRFWKD; this is translated from the coding sequence ATGGTGAACAAGACGCGTGCCCTGGTGACGGCCGCTCTGTGCGCGACAGCGATGACCTCGGCGCGTGCAGCAGAGGCCCCTGCCCTCGACCTGGATGCGGCCGTCACGCGAGCCAGCGCCACGGTGCGGCAGATGACCGCAGACGAGAAGGTGATCCTGACGCACGGGATAATGCCGCTGGGACTGAGCAAGACCATGCCGCCCATTCCGGCCGATGCCATACCCGGCGCAGGCTATATCGCGGGTATCGCGCGTCTTGGCATACCGGCGCTGAAGGAAACCGATGCCAGCCTGGGCGTCACCTATGTGATGGGTGCTCGCAAGGATGGTGCGACCGCGCTTCCATCGGGGGTAGCACAGGCGGCCTCGTGGAACCCGGAGCTGCTCTACCGGGGCGGCGCCATGATCGGCTCGGAGGCGCGGGCCAAGGGTTTCAACGTGCTGCTGGCGGGGGGCGTCAACCTGATGCGCGATCCGCGCAATGGCCGGACGTTCGAATATCTGGCCGAAGATCCGCTTCTGTCGGGCGTGCTCGTCGGCGCCGCGATCCGGGGCGTACAGTCCAATCATATCATCTCGACGATCAAGCATCTGGCGCTCAACGGACAGGAGACCGGGCGCAAATATGCCAATGCGCTGATCAGCGAGGCCGCCGCCCGCGAGAGCGACCTGCTCGCCTTCCAGATCGGCATCGAACAGGGCCAGCCCGGCTCGGTGATGTGCGCCTATAATCGCGTACTGGGCGAGCAGGCGTGCGCCAGCGACTGGCTGCTCAACAAGGTGCTGAAGCAATCCTGGGGCTATAAGGGCTTCGTGATGTCGGATTGGGGCGCCGTACCGAACATCGATGCGGCGTTGAAGGGCCTCGACCAGCAATCGGGCGAACAGCTCGATCCGGCCGTCTTCTTCGGCGACAAACTCAAGGAAAAAGCCGGCGCCGACCTCCGCTGGAAAGCGCGGGTCGACGACATGAACCTGCGCGTCCTGACGGCGATCTACGCGGCCGAACTCGACAAATATCCGGCAACGCCGGGCGGCAAGATCGACTTCGAGGCCAACGGCAAGGTTGCGGAGGAGGTGGCCCGCCAGGGCATCGTCCTGCTCAAGAACAACGGCGTGCTGCCGTTGGCGAAGTCCGCGAAGTCGATCGCCCTGATCGGCGGCTATGCCGATGGCGGGGTCCTGTCAGGCGCGGGATCCAGCCAGGTCCATGGCGAAGGCGGTCCGGTCGTCAGTCGCCCCGCCAGCGGCAAGGGTGTCTGGGCCGGCTTCATCGCGCAGCAATATCATCGATCGAGCCCGATGGAGGCCATCCGCGCTCATGCCGGCTCCGCCAAACTCACCTTCCGCGACGGACGCTACATCACCGATGCGGTAGAAAAGGCGCGTCAGGCGGAAGTAGCGATCGTCTTCGCGACGCAGTGGGAAACCGAGGGCCTCGACCTTCCGGATCTCTCGCTGCCGGACGGGCAGGACGAACTGATCGCTGCGGTTGCAGCGGCCAATCCGAACACGATCGTCGTGCTGGAAACGGGCGGGCCGGTGAAGATGCCCTGGCTCGACAAGGTCGCGGGCGTGATCGAGGCCTGGTATCCCGGCGCACGCGGCGGACCAGCCATCGCGTCGGTTCTGTTCGGAGAGACCAATCCTTCGGGGCGGCTGCCGATAACCTTTCCCGCAAGCGAAGCGCAGTTGCCGCGACCCAAGCTCGACGGCAGCGATTGGGTTGAACCGGACTTCGGCGGCAACCCCAGCTCAGGCAGCGACAAGCTGGACGTAAACTATGACATCGAAGGGTCCGATGTCGGCTACCGCTGGTTCGCGCGAACCGGTGCCAAGCCGCTGTTCCCCTTCGGCTATGGGCTGTCCTACACCCGCTTCGAAAGCGGCGATCTGAAACTTAAGGGCCTGACCGCGAGCTTCACAGTCCGCAACACCGGACAGCGCGAAGGCGCCGAGGTGGCGCAGCTCTACCTCGTCGGGCGCAACGGCAAGGCCATGCGGCGCCTGGCCGGCTTTCAGCGCGTGAACCTCGCTCCCGGAGCCTCGCAGACGGTCTCCGTCACGCTCGACCCGCGCATCCTGGCGAACTGGAAGGATGGTGGCTGGACCCTGCCCGGCGGCGAGTATCTCTTCGCGCTGGGCAAGGATGCCGAGCAGCTTTCAGCGCCAGTCCGGGTCAAGCTCGCCGGCAGGTTCTGGAAGGACTGA